In Luteibacter mycovicinus, a genomic segment contains:
- a CDS encoding TPM domain-containing protein gives MQRIVTNLFGAWFQIGRQFPASALDAIAKTVAAGEGTHRGELRVVIESRLPVSAVASGVTARHRAAMLFSHLRVWDTEDNSGVLLYVLLAEHRIEIVADRGISRVVAPAEWDAITAHMRDEFANGHYREAVQTGVAEAGALLTRHFPSDGEPRENQLPDRPLVL, from the coding sequence ATGCAACGTATCGTTACCAACCTGTTCGGCGCGTGGTTCCAGATCGGGCGGCAGTTTCCGGCGTCGGCACTGGATGCGATCGCTAAGACGGTCGCGGCAGGTGAGGGCACGCATCGCGGTGAGTTGCGCGTGGTGATCGAGTCGCGTTTGCCGGTTTCCGCGGTCGCCTCGGGCGTCACCGCGCGCCATCGTGCCGCGATGTTGTTTTCGCATCTGCGTGTGTGGGACACCGAGGACAATTCGGGCGTGCTGCTTTACGTGCTGCTGGCGGAACACCGCATCGAGATCGTCGCCGACCGTGGTATCTCGCGCGTCGTCGCTCCGGCCGAATGGGATGCCATCACCGCGCACATGCGCGACGAGTTCGCCAACGGCCACTACCGCGAAGCCGTACAAACCGGCGTCGCCGAAGCCGGCGCACTCCTCACCCGTCACTTTCCCAGCGACGGCGAACCCCGCGAAAACCAGCTCCCTGATCGTCCCCTCGTCCTGTGA
- a CDS encoding TPM domain-containing protein gives MRRFAARLLLAVSLLAPSVAALAADDPAVPTLSKHVTDLTGTLSADQVSQLDARLTDLEKQKGAQVVVLMVPTTQPDDLESYSLKVAETNKVGRKGTDDGVLLLLAKNDRRVRIEVGYGLEGALPDAIASRIIREYMAPKLRTNDYYGGITEALNAITQIVQGEALPAPVAPDESHERRRGGGGSLLLPLLFGVLFLRGILGRASIGVRAPVGGVITGGLAWLLLGSLLGGVIGLVAGALFMAVPLGGGRDIGGGGWGGFGGWGGGGGFGGGGFGGGGGGGGGFSGGGGSFGGGGSSGSW, from the coding sequence ATGCGGCGGTTCGCGGCGCGGCTCCTGCTCGCCGTCTCCCTGCTGGCGCCGTCTGTCGCGGCGCTGGCGGCGGACGACCCCGCGGTGCCTACCCTGTCGAAGCACGTCACGGACCTGACTGGCACACTTTCCGCCGATCAGGTCTCGCAACTCGATGCGCGTCTGACCGACCTCGAAAAACAGAAGGGCGCGCAGGTCGTCGTGCTCATGGTGCCGACGACCCAGCCGGACGACCTCGAGAGTTATTCGCTCAAGGTCGCCGAGACGAACAAGGTCGGTCGCAAGGGCACTGACGACGGCGTCCTGCTCCTTCTCGCCAAGAACGACCGGCGCGTACGCATCGAGGTCGGCTACGGCCTCGAGGGCGCGCTGCCCGATGCCATCGCATCGCGGATCATCCGCGAGTACATGGCGCCGAAGTTGCGCACGAACGATTACTACGGTGGCATCACCGAAGCGCTCAACGCGATCACGCAGATCGTGCAGGGCGAAGCGTTGCCCGCGCCGGTCGCGCCGGACGAAAGCCACGAGCGACGTCGCGGCGGAGGCGGCAGCTTGTTGCTCCCATTGCTGTTCGGCGTGCTGTTTCTTCGCGGCATCCTGGGCCGCGCGTCAATTGGCGTGCGCGCACCGGTGGGCGGCGTGATCACGGGTGGCCTCGCGTGGCTGTTGCTTGGCTCACTCCTTGGTGGCGTCATCGGTCTCGTCGCCGGCGCGCTGTTCATGGCCGTGCCCCTCGGTGGCGGCCGTGACATCGGCGGCGGTGGCTGGGGCGGTTTCGGCGGCTGGGGCGGTGGCGGTGGATTTGGCGGTGGTGGCTTCGGCGGGGGTGGCGGCGGAGGCGGCGGCTTCAGCGGAGGCGGCGGCAGTTTCGGTGGCGGCGGATCGTCGGGGAGCTGGTGA
- a CDS encoding LemA family protein yields the protein MKNILRAFALVTLAGFLSGCGYNAIQREDEGVKAAWSEVLNQYQRRADLVPNLVNTVKGYAQHEERVLTEVTNARAKVGSTQITPELANDPEALAKFQAAQGQLSGALSRLMVVSENYPQLKADGSFRDLQAQLEGTENRITVARNRYVQAVQSYNVLIRSFPNNLTAKVMGYKVKPNFSVENEKAISTAPTVDFNAAPAPTPAQQNPAPAASAAH from the coding sequence ATGAAAAACATCCTCCGCGCTTTCGCCCTCGTCACCCTGGCCGGATTCCTGTCCGGGTGCGGCTACAACGCTATCCAGCGTGAAGACGAAGGCGTCAAGGCGGCCTGGTCCGAGGTACTCAACCAGTACCAGCGTCGCGCCGACCTCGTCCCCAACCTCGTCAACACCGTGAAGGGCTACGCCCAGCACGAAGAACGCGTACTCACCGAGGTGACCAACGCCCGCGCGAAGGTCGGCTCGACCCAGATCACGCCCGAACTGGCCAACGATCCGGAAGCTCTGGCCAAGTTCCAGGCGGCGCAGGGCCAGCTCTCCGGCGCGCTCTCGCGCCTGATGGTCGTCAGCGAAAACTACCCGCAGCTCAAGGCGGACGGTTCGTTCCGCGATCTGCAGGCCCAGCTGGAAGGCACCGAGAACCGGATCACCGTGGCGCGCAACCGCTACGTGCAGGCGGTGCAGTCCTATAACGTGCTGATCCGTTCGTTCCCGAACAACCTCACGGCCAAGGTCATGGGTTACAAGGTCAAGCCGAACTTCAGCGTCGAGAACGAGAAGGCCATTTCCACAGCGCCGACGGTCGACTTCAACGCGGCACCGGCTCCCACGCCCGCCCAGCAGAACCCGGCCCCGGCAGCCTCGGCCGCTCACTGA
- a CDS encoding diacylglycerol kinase, whose translation MATTVPRGPRQIFAAFQWSMKGLKACYKHEASFRLEVFLAVVVIPLGLWLGQGGVEKIVLITFPILVLSAELLNSAIEAVVDKVSPEFHELAGRAKDMGSAAVFLLLVMVAVSWALVLVPRYLG comes from the coding sequence ATGGCGACCACCGTCCCGCGCGGGCCGCGGCAGATCTTCGCGGCTTTCCAGTGGTCCATGAAGGGCCTGAAAGCCTGCTACAAGCACGAGGCTTCGTTCCGGCTTGAGGTTTTTCTCGCCGTCGTGGTCATCCCGTTAGGCCTGTGGCTGGGGCAGGGCGGCGTGGAAAAGATCGTCCTGATCACCTTCCCGATCCTCGTCCTGTCGGCAGAGCTGCTCAATTCGGCGATCGAGGCCGTGGTCGACAAGGTCAGCCCGGAATTCCACGAACTGGCCGGGCGAGCCAAGGATATGGGGTCGGCGGCCGTGTTCCTGCTGCTGGTCATGGTCGCCGTCAGCTGGGCTCTGGTCCTGGTACCGCGCTACCTGGGCTGA
- a CDS encoding peptide MFS transporter gives MATQNPPVSQTKSFSTVFLIEMWERFGFYGMQVLMVTYMVKKLGFPDVDANLVWGAASALIYATPAIGGWIGDKFLGTRRTMLTGAVVLMVGYALLWIPTNNTYFLYVALGVIILGNGLFKPNAGNLVRKIYEGDEVKIDSAFTIYYMAVNVGSTISMILTPWIRDYVGEHYGDALGWHTAFGVCSIGLILGLINYFFMRRTLAHVGSAPDEHPPVAKNVLGIIGAGILIIAASSYILQNQSVAQACVYIAGVVILGIFAYLIYASETGERAGLIAALVLTIQTIFFFIFYQQMSTSLNLFAQRNVDLDFSLFGLHILTWIPEQFQSLNAIWIVVLSPILVWIYNALGRRGKDFPVAAKFALGFVAVAVGFFMYGLGATTAIAGKISSWYMVWGYGFYSLGEILVSGLGLAMIARYVPARMGGFMMGAYYVASGVAQYMGSVVANYAAIPDNITDPLESLRIYTSLFNKLGFVGVGCVAIAVAMLPLMKKLSLNHALANVPPVPPVHNEDL, from the coding sequence ATGGCAACCCAGAACCCGCCCGTTTCACAGACCAAGTCTTTCAGCACGGTCTTCCTCATCGAGATGTGGGAGCGCTTCGGCTTCTACGGCATGCAGGTGCTGATGGTCACCTACATGGTGAAGAAGCTCGGCTTCCCCGATGTCGACGCCAATCTCGTCTGGGGCGCGGCTTCCGCCCTGATCTACGCGACCCCCGCCATCGGCGGCTGGATCGGCGACAAATTCCTCGGCACCCGCCGTACCATGCTGACCGGTGCCGTCGTGCTCATGGTCGGCTACGCGCTGCTGTGGATTCCGACCAACAACACCTATTTCCTGTACGTCGCTCTCGGCGTGATCATCCTCGGCAACGGCCTGTTCAAGCCCAACGCCGGCAACCTCGTGCGCAAGATCTACGAAGGCGACGAGGTCAAGATCGACAGCGCGTTCACCATCTACTACATGGCGGTGAACGTCGGCTCGACCATCTCCATGATCCTGACGCCCTGGATCCGCGACTACGTCGGCGAGCACTACGGCGACGCACTGGGCTGGCACACCGCGTTCGGCGTCTGCTCCATCGGCCTGATCCTCGGTCTGATCAATTACTTCTTCATGCGCCGCACCCTGGCCCACGTCGGCTCGGCACCGGACGAACACCCGCCGGTGGCGAAGAACGTGCTCGGCATCATCGGCGCGGGCATCCTGATCATCGCCGCGTCGTCGTACATCCTGCAGAACCAGAGCGTCGCGCAGGCCTGTGTCTATATCGCGGGCGTCGTCATCCTCGGCATTTTCGCGTACCTCATCTACGCCAGCGAAACCGGTGAGCGCGCCGGCCTCATCGCCGCACTGGTGCTGACCATTCAGACGATTTTCTTCTTCATCTTCTACCAGCAGATGTCGACCTCGCTGAACCTGTTCGCGCAGCGCAACGTCGACCTCGACTTCAGCCTGTTCGGCCTGCACATCCTCACGTGGATCCCCGAGCAGTTCCAGTCGCTCAACGCCATCTGGATCGTGGTTCTGTCGCCGATCCTGGTCTGGATCTACAACGCCCTCGGTCGTCGCGGGAAGGACTTTCCGGTCGCCGCCAAGTTCGCCCTGGGTTTCGTCGCCGTGGCCGTCGGCTTCTTCATGTACGGTCTGGGCGCCACCACCGCGATCGCCGGCAAAATTTCCTCCTGGTACATGGTGTGGGGCTACGGCTTCTATTCGCTGGGCGAGATCCTGGTCAGCGGCCTCGGCCTCGCCATGATCGCGCGCTACGTGCCGGCACGCATGGGCGGTTTCATGATGGGCGCCTACTACGTCGCCTCCGGCGTGGCCCAGTACATGGGCAGCGTGGTGGCCAACTATGCCGCCATCCCGGACAACATCACCGACCCACTGGAATCGCTGCGCATCTACACCAGCCTGTTCAACAAGCTGGGCTTCGTGGGCGTGGGTTGCGTCGCCATCGCCGTGGCCATGCTGCCGCTGATGAAAAAGCTGTCGTTGAACCACGCGCTGGCCAACGTGCCGCCGGTTCCGCCGGTTCACAACGAAGACCTGTAA
- a CDS encoding ATP-binding protein translates to MSDTLHSPSSRSGPFALARTLAWLRLCAIAGQSVAILSCVTLLRLDVPLLPLMIGVCILAVFAATAAFRLGMPWKVSEGEAIVHIAADTLVLGYLLFFTGGASNPFVALLLVPIALSAAALSIAGVSLVAILTGVAYVLLVPYHLPLPTLGDKAQDFDLYVAGMGVNFVIMAVLLGVFISNLAKAIRVQQGEVQRVRERALRDEGILAIATQAAGAAHELNTPLSTMRTLLPEIRREHAGDNALGDDLDLLDGQVERCRTILREMVAFGQAQLSQVPERITLDQFIHGVMERFQLLRPEAEVSLSVEPGAGRVALRSPPGLRHALINLLNNAADASAMNESTAVSLAIGIVGPWLELVVTDEGPGFDEFDELGTLGLSQKDTGLGIGLALAEATAERLDGELAASNTGHGAQMRLRLPLSVIGDHT, encoded by the coding sequence GTGAGCGACACCCTGCATTCGCCATCGTCCCGCTCCGGTCCCTTCGCACTAGCGCGTACGCTCGCCTGGCTCCGCCTTTGCGCCATCGCGGGTCAGAGCGTAGCCATCCTCTCCTGCGTCACCCTGCTCCGCCTCGACGTGCCGCTGCTGCCGCTGATGATCGGTGTGTGCATCCTGGCCGTCTTCGCCGCCACCGCCGCGTTCCGCCTCGGTATGCCGTGGAAGGTGAGCGAGGGCGAGGCCATCGTGCACATCGCCGCCGATACGCTGGTGCTGGGTTACCTGCTCTTTTTCACCGGTGGCGCCTCGAATCCGTTCGTCGCGCTGCTGCTGGTACCGATCGCGCTGTCCGCGGCCGCCCTGTCCATCGCCGGCGTGTCGCTGGTGGCGATCCTGACGGGTGTGGCCTATGTGCTGCTGGTGCCCTATCACCTGCCGCTGCCGACGCTGGGCGATAAAGCCCAGGATTTCGACCTGTACGTCGCGGGTATGGGCGTCAACTTCGTGATCATGGCGGTCCTGCTCGGCGTCTTCATCAGCAATCTGGCCAAGGCGATCCGCGTGCAGCAAGGCGAAGTGCAGCGTGTACGCGAACGTGCCCTGCGCGACGAGGGCATCCTCGCCATCGCCACGCAGGCCGCGGGTGCTGCGCACGAACTGAATACGCCGCTGTCGACCATGCGCACCCTGCTTCCCGAGATCCGCCGCGAGCATGCGGGCGACAACGCGCTGGGTGACGACCTCGACCTGCTCGACGGCCAGGTCGAACGCTGCCGTACCATCCTTCGCGAAATGGTCGCTTTCGGCCAGGCGCAGCTGTCCCAGGTGCCCGAACGGATCACCCTCGACCAGTTCATCCACGGCGTCATGGAGCGTTTTCAGCTGCTCCGGCCGGAGGCCGAAGTCAGCCTGTCCGTCGAACCCGGGGCCGGACGTGTCGCGCTGCGCTCGCCGCCCGGGCTGCGCCACGCCCTGATCAACCTGCTCAACAACGCCGCGGACGCCTCCGCCATGAACGAGAGTACGGCGGTCTCGCTGGCGATCGGCATCGTCGGCCCCTGGCTGGAGCTGGTCGTCACGGACGAGGGTCCGGGATTTGACGAGTTCGACGAACTGGGTACGCTCGGCCTGTCGCAGAAGGATACCGGCCTCGGCATCGGGCTCGCGCTGGCGGAAGCCACCGCGGAACGCCTCGACGGCGAGCTTGCCGCAAGCAACACTGGCCACGGCGCGCAGATGCGCCTGCGCCTTCCCCTTTCGGTCATCGGAGACCATACATGA
- a CDS encoding response regulator transcription factor: MNDIAPPGGRPLLIVDDDATFARVLGRALTSRGFEVIATDNVDDARALTRRHQPRYCVLDLKLGDENGLRLIPELQSLVPDIRVLLLTGYASIATAVEAIKRGAHDYLAKPVDADAVVRALLDGDSGPMDADDLVDAPDAPLPLRRLEWEHIQRVLTECEGNISETARRLGMHRRTLQRKLSKHPVRERPDET; encoded by the coding sequence ATGAACGATATCGCCCCACCCGGCGGCCGCCCCCTGCTGATCGTCGATGACGACGCGACGTTCGCCCGCGTGCTCGGGCGTGCGCTCACATCGCGCGGCTTCGAGGTCATCGCCACGGACAACGTGGACGATGCGCGCGCGCTCACCCGCCGCCACCAGCCTCGCTACTGCGTTCTCGACCTCAAGCTGGGTGACGAGAACGGCCTTCGCCTGATTCCCGAACTGCAGTCGCTGGTTCCGGACATCCGCGTGCTCTTGCTGACCGGCTACGCGTCCATCGCCACGGCGGTCGAGGCGATCAAGCGGGGCGCGCATGACTACCTTGCCAAGCCGGTGGATGCGGACGCCGTCGTTCGCGCGTTGCTGGACGGCGATTCGGGTCCGATGGATGCCGACGATCTGGTCGACGCGCCGGACGCGCCGTTGCCGCTGCGTCGTCTGGAGTGGGAACACATCCAGCGCGTGCTGACCGAATGCGAAGGCAACATCTCTGAAACGGCGCGTCGTCTGGGCATGCATCGACGCACGCTGCAGCGCAAGCTGAGCAAACACCCCGTGCGCGAGCGGCCGGACGAGACGTGA
- a CDS encoding sensor histidine kinase translates to MEGSKSRGTTRRGSFKARIAVVFTLQTLVVVIASVMAANNVAPIGAAIAIMLSSGGLAWLAVSREWLPVAALAKLLDGWDSERPDMAALDEQKGRKSDGDVSKLLRGLHGLASRLEGYSERERNFTRDASHELRSPLTVIKMSSDMLADETDLSDFGHRSLERIRRSTRELEALVEAFLILSRESDQGLAEEDFIVNTVLRQEVDYARELIAGRPVELILDEPATFALHASPRVFAVLCGQLIRHALQQTDQGTIVVTVMPGSVSVINPAVDTTPDPGTRRHASVNPHGFDLAIARRLSDRFEWPLETRSLPGASRVSSVRFPNPQAVEA, encoded by the coding sequence ATGGAAGGCAGCAAATCGCGGGGGACCACCCGGCGGGGCTCGTTCAAGGCCCGTATCGCGGTGGTCTTCACTCTGCAGACCCTCGTCGTGGTCATCGCTTCGGTGATGGCTGCGAACAACGTCGCGCCGATCGGCGCCGCGATCGCCATCATGCTCTCTTCGGGCGGCCTGGCGTGGCTGGCCGTGTCCCGCGAATGGCTTCCGGTCGCGGCCCTTGCCAAACTGCTCGATGGCTGGGATTCGGAACGGCCCGACATGGCGGCGCTGGATGAGCAGAAGGGCAGGAAGTCGGACGGCGACGTCTCCAAGCTCCTGCGCGGACTGCACGGTCTTGCTTCACGGCTCGAAGGCTACAGTGAACGCGAGCGCAACTTCACCCGTGACGCCAGCCACGAACTGCGCAGCCCGCTGACCGTCATCAAGATGTCCTCGGACATGCTGGCCGACGAAACCGATCTGTCGGATTTCGGCCACCGGTCACTGGAACGCATCCGCCGTTCGACCCGCGAACTCGAAGCGCTGGTCGAGGCTTTCCTGATCCTCTCGCGCGAGTCGGATCAGGGTCTGGCCGAGGAAGACTTCATCGTCAACACCGTGCTTCGCCAGGAAGTGGACTACGCGCGGGAGCTCATCGCGGGCCGTCCGGTGGAGCTGATCCTCGACGAACCGGCGACGTTCGCCCTGCATGCGTCGCCGCGGGTATTCGCGGTGCTCTGCGGACAGCTGATCCGGCATGCGCTTCAGCAGACCGACCAGGGCACGATCGTGGTCACCGTCATGCCGGGCAGCGTCAGCGTGATCAACCCCGCCGTCGACACGACGCCCGATCCGGGTACGCGTCGACATGCTTCGGTGAATCCGCACGGTTTCGACCTGGCGATCGCCCGGCGTCTTTCCGACCGCTTCGAATGGCCCCTCGAAACCCGATCGTTGCCGGGTGCGAGCCGTGTCTCGAGTGTCCGCTTCCCGAATCCACAAGCGGTCGAAGCGTAA
- a CDS encoding response regulator transcription factor, translating into MSNRDEQAGLILLVEDNRQIAEMVGEFLERRGYSVDYAADGVSGLHLAVSNSYDVIVLDLMLPGMDGLDVCRKLRKDGKKSTPVLMLTARDTLEDKLVGLEAGADDYLVKPFEVRELEARLRALIRRDRRQVSSEVLNVGDMTLDTATLRLTRGGQELTVSPIGLKLLAILMRESPRVVSRRDIEREIWGDTLPDSDTLRSHLYNLRRVIDKPFDRPLLHTIHSAGYRLADLDSEVAASQTA; encoded by the coding sequence ATGAGCAACCGCGATGAACAGGCAGGCCTGATCCTTCTGGTCGAAGACAACCGCCAGATTGCCGAGATGGTCGGCGAGTTCCTCGAGCGCAGGGGCTATTCGGTCGACTACGCCGCGGATGGCGTCAGTGGCCTGCACCTCGCTGTTTCGAACAGCTACGACGTCATCGTGCTGGACCTGATGCTCCCGGGCATGGACGGTCTGGATGTGTGCCGTAAATTGCGCAAGGACGGCAAGAAGTCGACGCCGGTCCTGATGCTGACGGCACGCGATACCCTGGAAGACAAGCTGGTCGGCCTCGAGGCTGGCGCGGACGATTATCTGGTCAAGCCGTTCGAGGTTCGCGAACTGGAGGCCCGTCTTCGCGCACTGATCCGTCGCGACCGCCGTCAGGTCTCGTCCGAGGTGCTCAACGTGGGCGACATGACACTGGACACGGCCACGCTGCGCCTTACCCGCGGCGGGCAGGAACTGACCGTCTCGCCGATCGGCCTCAAGCTGCTTGCCATCCTCATGCGCGAATCGCCGCGCGTGGTCAGCCGCCGTGATATCGAGCGCGAGATCTGGGGCGACACGCTGCCCGATTCCGACACCCTGCGTTCGCACCTGTACAACCTGCGCCGCGTGATCGACAAACCGTTCGACCGTCCTCTGCTGCACACGATCCATTCGGCTGGCTACCGCCTGGCCGACCTGGATTCCGAAGTCGCCGCGTCGCAGACGGCATGA
- a CDS encoding arylesterase: MRRCLVLLLWVCCAIASAADAPRKVLVLGDSLSAAHNIPVDAGWVRLLDARTSKMATPWTMVNASISGETSLSGRNRLPGLLKAQRPGVVVIELGANDGLQGLPLGQLAANLDVMIDAAKGAGAKVLLLGIELPVNYGPQYRDGLRKVYADAAAKHKVPLLPFLLDGVALDPGLMQDDGLHPTAKGEPRVAENVWKMLTPLLR; the protein is encoded by the coding sequence ATGCGTCGTTGCCTGGTCCTGTTGCTATGGGTTTGCTGCGCCATCGCCTCCGCGGCGGATGCGCCACGTAAGGTGCTGGTGCTCGGGGACTCGTTGTCGGCGGCACACAACATTCCGGTGGATGCCGGATGGGTGCGCCTCCTCGACGCTCGCACATCGAAGATGGCGACGCCGTGGACGATGGTCAATGCCAGCATCAGCGGCGAAACCTCACTGAGCGGCCGGAATCGCCTGCCTGGCCTGCTCAAGGCGCAGCGTCCCGGCGTGGTGGTGATCGAACTGGGCGCGAACGATGGATTGCAGGGCTTACCCCTGGGGCAGCTGGCGGCCAACCTCGACGTCATGATCGATGCGGCGAAGGGGGCGGGCGCCAAAGTCCTCCTGCTGGGGATCGAACTGCCGGTCAACTATGGCCCGCAATACCGCGACGGCTTGCGCAAGGTGTATGCGGACGCCGCGGCGAAGCACAAGGTGCCTCTGCTTCCCTTCCTGCTCGACGGCGTGGCGCTGGACCCCGGCCTGATGCAGGACGATGGCCTTCATCCGACGGCAAAGGGCGAGCCTCGCGTCGCGGAGAATGTGTGGAAAATGCTTACGCCGCTACTTAGGTAG
- a CDS encoding ABC transporter ATP-binding protein, whose amino-acid sequence MSDSSRVLLEVADVSKSVFGPEGRLDILSGVNLRVAAGESFAIVGASGSGKTTLLGLLAGLDVATSGSVRIDGQALEAVDEEARAAIRRRLVGFVFQSFHLLPALTAEENVMLPLELEGDDSARERAHAALDSVGLAARRRHYPAQLSGGEQQRVALARAFVHRPRILFADEPTGNLDQHTGEHIGDLLFEMNRQHATTLILVTHDPRLAARCARSAELHEGRLGVPA is encoded by the coding sequence ATGAGCGATTCTTCCCGTGTTCTTCTCGAAGTGGCCGATGTTAGCAAGTCGGTTTTCGGCCCGGAGGGACGACTCGACATCCTCTCCGGGGTCAACCTCCGCGTGGCCGCCGGTGAGAGCTTCGCCATCGTTGGCGCATCCGGTTCCGGAAAGACCACCCTGCTCGGCCTGCTGGCCGGTCTCGATGTGGCGACATCCGGCAGTGTGAGGATCGACGGGCAGGCACTGGAGGCGGTCGACGAAGAAGCTCGCGCCGCCATCCGCCGACGTCTGGTCGGTTTCGTGTTCCAGTCGTTCCATCTGCTCCCGGCGCTGACGGCCGAAGAGAACGTGATGCTGCCGCTGGAGCTCGAAGGCGACGACTCGGCGCGGGAACGCGCCCACGCCGCACTCGACTCGGTCGGCCTGGCCGCACGGCGCCGGCACTATCCCGCGCAGCTGTCAGGTGGCGAGCAGCAGCGCGTGGCGCTCGCACGCGCGTTCGTCCACCGGCCGCGAATCCTGTTTGCCGACGAGCCTACCGGCAATCTCGACCAGCACACGGGCGAACACATCGGCGACCTGCTCTTCGAAATGAACCGGCAGCATGCGACCACGCTCATCCTGGTCACCCACGATCCCCGCCTGGCGGCGCGCTGCGCCCGCTCGGCGGAACTGCATGAAGGCCGCCTCGGAGTTCCTGCATGA